A stretch of DNA from Globicephala melas chromosome 19, mGloMel1.2, whole genome shotgun sequence:
gtccttccctcctttcttggTCTCAAGATGCCTTCTCAAAGCCATACTtagaaaatacacatgcaccccaatgttcattgcagcactatttacaatagctaagacatggaagcaacctaaatgtccgtcaataaaggaatggataaagaatatgtggtgtgtatatatacgatggaatatcactcagccataaaaaagaatgaaaaaatgctattttcagcaacatggatggacctagagactatatattaagtgaagtaagtcagacagagaaagacaaacgtcatatgatatcacctatatgtggagtctaaaaaatgatacaagtgtacttatttacaaaagagaaacagactcacaggcttagaaaacaaacttatggttaccaaagggaaaatgttgtggggggggggtgttggtataaatcaggagcttggaatgaacatacacacactactatatatagatagataaccaacaaggacctactgtatagcacagggaactctactcaatattctgtgataacctatatgagaaaagaatatgaaaaagaatgaatatatatatatataataaaaattaaaaaaataaatatcatgaactcaagagttaaaaaaaaaaaaaagatgccttaTCAGTTCACTGGGCATTTTTGTTCCCTTTGCCCTCGAACACAATGCAATCACATGAGATCTAATCATGGGGGTCAATGGGAATTGATGTGGCCGGTCTCTCACCCACAAGACCTTAAGAGATACTTATTTCCTGGTTacttttcttctgcattttgatttgatcacatatgtatatatctgataCAATCAACTATAATTTGATATTTCTCATTcccaaaattttaagaaattctaacatatatgtacatactttGAACACCATATATCATTTTctgcaaatgtaaaatatttatacacatgTCCTTATACTGTCTAATATTTTGTCAGGACTTTTCTCCCAATTGTTTTGGAAAAATCTCCTTTTTACACATGTACCTATAGTTCATTGTGTTTCACCACTGTTTGTAATTTTTGTGTGTCAATGCACTGGACTTTTTGGTTATAATCCCTGATCCTATTGGTGAGCATTTATGTTTTTCCTTCCACTATCAATGCTCCCATGAATACACTTGGGCAATCTCCTTGTTGTTATAAACAGAAAGTGAGAAGTTGAATTGCTGAGTCATCATTTTCACGCATCTTCAGGTTTAGTTTGCATAATCATGTATCTCCTGAAGTGGTTAAGCCCCAAAATCTCACTAACTCCAGAGGAGAATCTCCAGCTCCCCACATCATAGGCACACTGGGTAACATCTGAATTTTTTTAGTAGTATGTATGTGAAAACTTGGtggtgtttttatttgcattgacTTTATTATTAGCAATGCTGTATGTAATGTAACATAGTTTTCATCATATGAGTTTACTAACCTGTGAATTGTTTTGTCAATTGTTTTCCAATTTATTGTGAATAGTTTCCTTTTGATTTGAATTGGTAGAAATTAAACTTTATATATCTGGATACAATTTCTTTCTGAGTGATGGGGCTTATAAGTAGGTGGTTCCATTTTGTAACTGcttttaatgatattttcagACAAAATGTACCAGTTCTAATGTTATGAGAAGTAATTTTAATGTAGGAACTTTGTTTAAATCCTggctaaaaaaaatcaaaaccaataaAATGTGTTTGAGTAATTTAGATTTAGAAGAATGTGAATATGAACTGGgtattaaatgatatttaaaattttttgaaataattttgtgttATAAAGCCTGGGAGTCTTTTATTGTCTTTTATATCCTTAAACGATTACTTCCTAGAACTGATTTGATGGCTTCCAACTTATTTATTAGACAAATACATAATTCTACGATTTGCATTCAAGTCTATCATCTCCATGTCCCACCTAACCCCCACCCAAAGGAGAAGTTTGAGATGTATGATTCAAGACTGGAAAAACATTGAACATTTTGAAGAGGTCTTAAGGGTAAACAGAGATTCACTTTCTCTTCCTGTGTCAGGTTCCCCCGTACAACCACAACCAACAAGGTTCCTAATCTCGCACCATCTCAGGCTGGGATAAGTGATAGGATTGTAGAATCCAATCAGCCAATAGGAGCAAGCCACGCCCCATGAGGGTCTAATAAAAGGCAGGCACATCGCACCTGTGGACACTTCTGACTCGGAACCGCTCTGAGAGAGGACCTTTCGTTTGGGCTTCAAGATGGAATCGGGCACTGAAGACCTACACCCGCACAGCCCCTCCATGGAACACCCCACTGACCAGCCTCCCGTCCAGCAGGACTCCATGGAAGAAAGAGGCTCAGATGCGGAGGACAAACTATCCCAAGAAAAAGGCAAGACATTCTCTTCCCAGTGAAGAGACAGCCACGACCAAAGGCCAGATAGGGTCCTGGGCTGTTTGTCTGAGGCTGGAAGGAGGGATGGAATCAGGGACACCGAATTTGTGTTTTGTTGGGATTTTATTTGGAGATCGGTGATGGGAGACGTCCCCCAGCCCTATGGGGGCTTTGAGTATTCTGGCAATGATCCCCCGGAACCATATTATTGCTCCAGTTCATGTGTCTGAATGCCCTCGGTAGAGAGAACTGCCCACAAATACAGGCTAGGGATGGACTAAGGGCTTCTGTGTCCCTCGAGGGAGGACAGTCATCTCAATGCCTCTTTTTCTCCAGGGTCAGAGCCCGAGACAGATGAGGAGAATTCAAAGGAAAACGAGACACAGGACAGAAACAGCTGCACTACTCTGTCAGGTAAGATTTCGCTTttctggggaggagggacagggcATATGGCGTAAGTCAGTCTCCCTGGGCAGGGAAGTGGGTGAGCTTTGGCAGCCAGGCCTTGCACATCCTGGACTGTAGGATGTGCAGCTGGGACACGAGCTTTGGTTGGGATCCTGGCTCCTTGTGTGTCCGGGATAGGCTAGGTTTCCAGCGTGCCGGGTGCAGGCAGTCATTCAAACTGTCACTtgatccacagatgcagaacgcGGCTCCAGTCCGGAGAGCTCCAGGAAGAGGAAGCTCAATTCCAGGGACGGCACCTGCGAGAGAACAGGTAGGATCTTGCTTTTGGGTCCCCAGGTGTacagagagaaaagcagggaACCTATCCAGTGTGTGGGCACATAGGGCCGTGTTCAATGGCTGAAGCCGTTTGGAGACTCTGGGATCCAGGGAGCATTGGAGGGCCCAAGGTGGGCATAGCATCACCTCATTCTAGAGctgagggggcagggcaggagcaggAGAGAGATGGGGTTTACGGAAGGGACATTGTGAGATCCTGGGAATGGGGGTCCATGAGAATCAATGTGGCAGGTCTCTCACCTACATGCTTGCTCCGCAGGGGCCTCTCCAGATGAGCGCAGTGCgactttggaaaagaagaaacagaaggtcCTTGACTCTGGCCACAGCAGGAAGAGTGAAGAAATCCGGGATGCCCGCCCCAGGAGGTCCCAGAGGAGGCGCCCCGGGCGCAGCAAGAGGCCCAGATCCAGGTCCCCAGGAGACCAGCCGCCTCCACTTCGGAAAAGCCTCTTGACCGCCCTGCGCTCTATGTCTGAGGCCATTTATCAGAACATAGTTAATGTGTACAATCAGAAGGGCTATTCCCCGCTGCTCTGGGAGCAGCTGGCCCAGCTGCGGGGGCCTCTGTGCACCGCGGTGCTGACCACGTACTCCATGGCCAACCAGGCGGCCTATGTCTTCCCTGCTGAGGGCTGGCTCGTCCCAACCCCACTGTCGGCTCCCTCGAGTCCAGCCGGGGATGGAGGAGAAGGTCCGTGCTCCAAGGACAGTCTACCTCTTCCCTAGACAGGCTGTCAGTGGATCAGGCTTGACTTAAACTAAGGGTACCCAAGCCTAATCAGCAGAGACTGCAGTTCTGAAAGAGAGCAAAGCCCTGCAACTGCCCAGATTCTCCAAAGTGACCGGCAGGGCCAAGTTTTCACACAGGGTGTTCCTCGTAAACACTAGAACCTGGGGTGGTCATAGGAAAGGAGTTTGAAAACTTGAGTCAAAATGGTGAAATATGGGTTTCCTTGAGGACGAATATTACGACGCTTTTAACATTCGTGTTAGACAATTGATGCGCCTTAGGACAATCAAGTTGCTGTATTAACCCCCCAGGCCGCTTGCCTCTCAGGAGCGCTAGCGCTGAGGTGCACATTCTACACTGGCATTATTTTATAGTGAGGAAAGTCAAGCACTATTTTATAATGAGATCAAATATCAGGGTGTAATTCATATGCATTTGCATACTTTAAAGTGTAGCAAAGTGAACATATATTCGCATCCTTCCCCTTTTATTCGGAAAAGGCTGTAGCTCTTCCCTCCTTCACCTCCAGTCCGTGCAGGACAGATATCCACAAACCTTTAATAACAATCCACCTTgagaaatgtttatatttttcagtttgatGAAATGAAGGTGACGCCACCacatgtttttgtttgctttttatttactttagatAAACTGGAAGTCAAGATATATGAAATGTTTTTTGACCATGTGTATTTATTCTTCATCTGTTTCACCGTATGTAcctacttttaaattttctcctaCTTCATAGATTTCAGTTTGTTATATTTCCTAgaggatattaaatataatatagatatagTCATTggctttatattaatatattgttatatttaaTTCTATATACTCTTTGATTTGCACTTTACACTGGGATCATGCAGTCTcagcatataaatgtatataatttttatgtaagaaaaataaaattaaagctttgAGAATCTGTTTTAGCCTTTGCCTTATCACTCCCATGTCACTTAGTGATGAAATAGTAATGTTTTCATGTATTGTATACCTGAATACAATCCCATATGggattaagatcccacatggaaTTTCTTTTATTGTATGTGTGGGTAGGGAAGCAGTGTTCTTTTCACCTCTGCTTCATCTCCACCTTGACTTTCCTACACCTACCAGCTATTATTGTACCTAAGCTTAGCAATTTATCATTCCAGTAAATGGGGCCAATTCAGTGATATTACATTACAAATCAGTTTGCACCCATGACATGGCTTCAAATTATACGAAATAAGTGATTACGTATGTACAAACATTTGAATTGACAAGTTACACTTGGAAACTGAGGATGCAATtacaaaatgatgaaagaaaataaactacttaggaataaatgtaataaaaatgtgtGAAGGCCGCCACTGTCTCCCAGGCTGGTGGGTTCACCAACCTGCAGCTGAGCTGCTACCCGGGCGTGGCGCGGGCGACGGGAAATCCAGTTTTCCCTTGAATAAAGGACATCAAACTAGTTACTacattgggcttccctcgtggcgcagtggttgagagtccgcctgctgatgcacaggacacgggttcatgccccggtccgggaagatcccacatgctgcgaaacagctgggcctgtgagccattgccgctgagcctgcgcgtccggagcctgtgctccgcaacaggagaggccacaacacaacagtgagaggccgcgtaccacaaaaaacaaaaactagttaCTACATTGTTTTGTCATTTGACAtcattttactaaaaaaaaaaaaaaaacagatgaaggaaTATATAGAGCAGGTTCTGGTAGGGTTCCTGGCACAGTAGCTTCTGTTCCCCAGCAGGAAACTCCCTCCAGCTTCTCTGTCCAGAGTTTTTAATCAGGGTTTTATTACCAGGCATGACTGGTTAAATCACCGGCCATGTGATTGAACCCaatccccagcctccctcctctctccagaaGTTGCGTAGCTGCATGTTCCAATCCTCTGATCACCTGGTTGGTCTTTCTGATGTCCAGGCTCCCATTCCATAGCTTTGTACGGAACCCCCATTCAGAGTTGCCTTATCAGTATAATAGCAAAGACACTCTTATcattcaggaaattccaaggtgtttttgtttttttttttcaattgaggtatacttgatttacaatgttgtgttagtttctggcgtacagcatagtgattcagttagtggaaattccaagggtttctGAAGTTTTGCACCGGGAGCCTGGGACAAAGGGGATATGTTTATTCACAACTGATAAATCAGTGAcgttaaaaattcagaaatatgcCTAAGTGCATAAGAAAAGTTAATAAGCAGCAGAACTACACTGAAGATAACATCATTAGTAGTTGATATTtgggaaatggaaatttttatcaaaatggtCTTACTCTTCACATCCTATAGCATGATACaactcaaaggaaagaaaaatctatacagtaaaatacaaaaatatggttgagggcttccctggtggcgcagcggttgagagtccgcctgccgatgcaggggacataggttcgtgccccggtccgggaggatcccacatgccgcggagcggctgcgcccgtgagccatggccgctgagcctgcgcgtccggagcctgtgctccgcaacgggagaggccacaagtaagaggcccgcgtaccgcagaaaaaaaaaagaaaaaaagaaaaaatatatatatggttgaATTCCTTCCTAAAGTTTGTTTCTCCACCTCCTGACTATAGCCAACTCCTTGTTCACTGTCTCCAACGGAGTACCTCAGACAATGACAGGTTTGGGGTTGAAATTTCTCCTCACTGATCTTTTTGATGCCTCCAAGTGAATGGGGTACAGAAGTTTAAATTATGCTCTGGAGGGAAGTGAGTATAAAACTGCACATTCCGCACAGGCACAATTTTGCCTTTCCTGTCACTCCAGTTTCCATCACCTCTAAACCAAACCCAGGCCTTcgtttaattaaataaaaagctgTCACTGCCTGGGGCCTCAGAAGTTCCGGGATCACGCCCACAACGCCAAGCCCCGCCCCCAAGGTCTCAGCGCTCGTGCCGCCCTTGGTGGTTCCTCATCTTCATCTGCTCGCTGTTTTCACGTAAACCGTTCTCAACTCTCCGCTTCCAATACAAGTGGCCCGCGCATCTCTAATCCTGCACGTAGCCTGGCTCCAAAGGACAACAGACACGTTCAAAAGATTCAAAGTAGAAACG
This window harbors:
- the LOC115847766 gene encoding protein FRG2-like-1, whose translation is MESGTEDLHPHSPSMEHPTDQPPVQQDSMEERGSDAEDKLSQEKGKTFSSQSVMGDVPQPYGGFEYSGNDPPEPYYCSSSWSEPETDEENSKENETQDRNSCTTLSDAERGSSPESSRKRKLNSRDGTCERTGASPDERSATLEKKKQKVLDSGHSRKSEEIRDARPRRSQRRRPGRSKRPRSRSPGDQPPPLRKSLLTALRSMSEAIYQNIVNVYNQKGYSPLLWEQLAQLRGPLCTAVLTTYSMANQAAYVFPAEGWLVPTPLSAPSSPAGDGGEGPCSKDSLPLP